In Phocoena phocoena chromosome 11, mPhoPho1.1, whole genome shotgun sequence, one DNA window encodes the following:
- the ARF3 gene encoding ADP-ribosylation factor 3 isoform X3, translated as MGNIFGNLLKSLIGKKEMRILMVGLDAAGKTTILYKLKLGEIVTTIPTIGLIFVVDSNDRERVNEAREELMRMLAEDELRDAVLLVFANKQDLPNAMNAAEITDKLGLHSLRHRNWYIQATCATSGDGLYEGLDWLANQLKNKK; from the exons ATGGGTAATATCTTTGGAAACCTTCTCAAGAGCCTGATTGGGAAGAAGGAGATGCGCATCCTGATGGTGGGCCTGGATGCCGCAGGAAAGACCACCATCCTGTACAAGCTGAAACTGGGCGAGATcgtcaccaccatccccaccattG GGTTGATATTTGTGGTCGACAGCAATGATCGGGAGCGAGTAAATGAGGCCCGGGAGGAGCTGATGAGGATGCTGGCAGAGGATGAGCTCCGGGATGCTGTGCTCCTTGTCTTTGCAAACAAGCAG GATTTGCCTAATGCTATGAACGCTGCTGAGATCACAGACAAGTTGGGCCTGCATTCCCTGCGTCACCGCAACTGGTACATTCAGGCCACCTGTGCCACCAGCGGGGACGGGCTGTACGAAGGCCTGGACTGGCTGGCCAATCAGCTCAAAAACAAGAAGTGA
- the ARF3 gene encoding ADP-ribosylation factor 3 isoform X1, producing the protein MGNIFGNLLKSLIGKKEMRILMVGLDAAGKTTILYKLKLGEIVTTIPTIGFNVETVEYKNISFTVWDVGGQDKIRPLWRHYFQNTQGLIFVVDSNDRERVNEAREELMRMLAEDELRDAVLLVFANKQDLPNAMNAAEITDKLGLHSLRHRNWYIQATCATSGDGLYEGLDWLANQLKNKK; encoded by the exons ATGGGTAATATCTTTGGAAACCTTCTCAAGAGCCTGATTGGGAAGAAGGAGATGCGCATCCTGATGGTGGGCCTGGATGCCGCAGGAAAGACCACCATCCTGTACAAGCTGAAACTGGGCGAGATcgtcaccaccatccccaccattG GGTTCAACGTGGAGACAGTGGAGTACAAGAACATCAGCTTCACAGTTTGGGATGTGGGTGGCCAGGACAAGATTCGGCCTCTCTGGAGACACTACTTCCAGAACACCCAAG GGTTGATATTTGTGGTCGACAGCAATGATCGGGAGCGAGTAAATGAGGCCCGGGAGGAGCTGATGAGGATGCTGGCAGAGGATGAGCTCCGGGATGCTGTGCTCCTTGTCTTTGCAAACAAGCAG GATTTGCCTAATGCTATGAACGCTGCTGAGATCACAGACAAGTTGGGCCTGCATTCCCTGCGTCACCGCAACTGGTACATTCAGGCCACCTGTGCCACCAGCGGGGACGGGCTGTACGAAGGCCTGGACTGGCTGGCCAATCAGCTCAAAAACAAGAAGTGA
- the ARF3 gene encoding ADP-ribosylation factor 3 isoform X2 has protein sequence MGNIFGNLLKSLIGKKEMRILMVGLDAAGKTTILYKLKLGEIVTTIPTIGFNVETVEYKNISFTVWDVGGQDKIRPLWRHYFQNTQGLIFVVDSNDRERVNEAREELMRMLAEDELRDAITDKLGLHSLRHRNWYIQATCATSGDGLYEGLDWLANQLKNKK, from the exons ATGGGTAATATCTTTGGAAACCTTCTCAAGAGCCTGATTGGGAAGAAGGAGATGCGCATCCTGATGGTGGGCCTGGATGCCGCAGGAAAGACCACCATCCTGTACAAGCTGAAACTGGGCGAGATcgtcaccaccatccccaccattG GGTTCAACGTGGAGACAGTGGAGTACAAGAACATCAGCTTCACAGTTTGGGATGTGGGTGGCCAGGACAAGATTCGGCCTCTCTGGAGACACTACTTCCAGAACACCCAAG GGTTGATATTTGTGGTCGACAGCAATGATCGGGAGCGAGTAAATGAGGCCCGGGAGGAGCTGATGAGGATGCTGGCAGAGGATGAGCTCCGGGATGCT ATCACAGACAAGTTGGGCCTGCATTCCCTGCGTCACCGCAACTGGTACATTCAGGCCACCTGTGCCACCAGCGGGGACGGGCTGTACGAAGGCCTGGACTGGCTGGCCAATCAGCTCAAAAACAAGAAGTGA